The genome window CCACGCTTTCATGATCACCGGACGCGCCGATCCCGAACTCCAGGCCCAGGGCGCCGACATGATGCGGCACGCGGCCGAGTACTTCACCTCCCACCTCAGTGAGCGCTTCGGCTGCACCACGGCGGCGGCTGCCACCGCGCACCAGATCATGCACGCCCAGGCCGTCCTGCTCGCCCTCCTCGACGACTCACAGACGGCGACGGTCGGCCTCACCCCCGCAGCGCGCCGGCGTCATCTGGTCCGCGCCCTGAGCGCGGTCCTGCAACCCACCGGATGACACACCGGACGCCGCTCCGACGCCCCGCCGTCGCGGGTCCGCCTCGGCCGAGCCGCCCGATCACGTACGAGCCAGGTCGCCCGACCCCGCGCCGAGGAGCCCGTTGACGACAAGTTGGGCCAGTGATTCGGCGGTTGTCGCCAGTTGCCGCGGCGAGGCGTTCT of Streptomyces phaeolivaceus contains these proteins:
- a CDS encoding TetR/AcrR family transcriptional regulator, translated to MEGLSIAAVSRESGVSNGALYHRFGDRRGLLVAAQQHFLDSTVTDWLATSESLWSLDDPDELLARLVDLFLRVFTERRSVFHAFMITGRADPELQAQGADMMRHAAEYFTSHLSERFGCTTAAAATAHQIMHAQAVLLALLDDSQTATVGLTPAARRRHLVRALSAVLQPTG